The stretch of DNA AGGTTCATCAGATGGACTTCAATAATGTGTTCCTTCACAgtgatcttgaagaagaagtttatatgCGGTTGCCCATGGGTTTTCATCATAAGCATCCCAATAAGGTTTGTCGTTTACATAAATCtttatatggtttaaaacagGCTTCTAGGTGCTGCTTTGCAAGGCTAAGAATGGTGTTGCTTGAATATGGTTTTAAAGAGTCCTACGCGGATTATTCCTTATTTACCTAGACACGCGGTGCTGTCGAGTTGCGTGTcctggtttatgttgatgatctcatcGTTTGTGGTAACAACTTACCTTCTTTGACAGAGTTTAAAGATTACTTAGGTCAGTGTTTTTCCATAAAGGATCTTGAGAagcttaaatattttcttggttttgagGTTGCTCGTTGTCCGGAAGGCATATTTTTATCTCAACGGAAGTATGTGCAGGATCTTGTTGCTAAAGTCGGGCTCTTGGGAACGAAACCGTCTAAAATTCCTATGGTTCAGGATCATCAGCTCAGCCTAGATGCGAGTCTGTTGCTTCCGGACCCTGCTCGCTATCGGCGTCTTGTTGGTCGCCTTATTTACTTGAAGGTAACGCGACCTGAGCTCACCTACCCTATTCACATCTTGTCTCAATTTATGAAGACTCCACGAGAAGCTCATTGGGATGCTGCCTTGCAAGTGGTTCGTTATCTCAAAGGGTCAGTTGGCCATGGCATTTTACTCCGTTCTGATACAGAGCTGATTCTCACGGCATATTGTGATTCTGATTGGGGAACATGTCCCTTAACTCGTCGTTCTCTCAGTGTCTATTTCATGTTTCTTGGTGGCTGTCCTATCTCTTGGAAAACTCAGAAACAAAAGGCAGTTTCTCGGTCTTCGGCGGAGGCTGAATATCGCTCCATGGCGGATGCTTTGAAGGAAATTGTTTGGTTGCGTGGTGAAACGACTCGAccctttatttattataataataataacatataattaagcatcccatcctacctaattaaaccaacaacctaCACATTACCAACCAACTACAATACAAACTAACATCCAATAACAAGCACATCGGAAACATATAACATTAGTCATCTCAAATATATAACCTccatacaataacattcctaactattctatccagcaacctaacataactctatccatggttccaacataaacaatataaaccacaacacacaaacgataccctagatcatcctcctcctcatcgccacgATTCCACGTctcatacctgcacaccacaaacaacaattgagatgcgtaagtattatcataaatacttagtgaggcaatcctcccatctactaggctatacacacaagcaactgagattccaatgtttaacaaacagcaaataaacacaacaaaccGGGAAAACATCGCAcacacaagttggtgtcgaccgacacccacttggtgtcgatcgacaccgaccccTCTGCTCAAAGCCGATCGTCAAATCTCcatttccaatcatctccaatccgttccaaactcacccaaaagcttcaggaacctattATAACCATAACAAAACcgccacaagcaagaacaacaccacaaaacacaacaaatcaagcaaacaaaggattctcaggcttagataagccatggtcatacactcacctctttgcaggaagtttctgaccaataaTGACGAATCCctcactcccagcaagcttctaacacttCCTTAGCttcagatctcccaagaacaccaagaaatctcaccaaACAGCTTCAAAATctcacactacaagaaaacatggatttgccgactacaaaaacagtcactaaacagtcgcaaacTACTTAGTTACGACTGATTGGCGACTGAAATacgtagtcgctaaatagtGCGTCGTTAAAATAATCAGTCGTCAAACAGTCGACATGGAGTtactaattggcgactgataattGTGGTCGTTCTTCCCTCGCCAAACAGTCGCTAAAGTTGCGACTGAATTTGCAACGCTTTAGCGACTGATATGGTTACTCATTTGTGACTGTTTTGGTTACTGTTTTGTGTATGTTTCGGTGACTGTTttacgactgtttaattatcatgtttttaaaaaaattctggtaaaaacgaattatttgattttgtaataccaaaactgattatgaaaactataactaaaacataacaaacatgaaattaaacaaacacataagtttaattttatatcCAACATCGTAGTTGTAGAAAACATCCAAACATAACAAGAGTACAAGtcacaaatattacaaaagttttcataatcataaaGGAAGGAGGGATAGTGAAGGAACCTAACTTTGAACATCAAAAAGGTTTGggtcattggtttgagactcgaggaaggcgacatagttttggttagtcttgaggaagctaaccaagcgtgagatctctgcttgttgctcagaTGCAACCCGTAAAGCCTCAGCTGCAACCCGTGAAGCCTCTGCGTCATGCTCTGCTTGTAGAGCTGCTTGTTGCTCTATTTTGAGGTTTGCttcttcaagctgttgttgcaggcttgtgaaagcagaagagcttccagggAACTTCCGCTTCCCGTTGATGTAACTCCCTAGgcttccaaccccaaagtatgttcctctatcgtttatgaaagtagactgcataacaaaacagagaaaaagttaACATCATTACTTACCAATGAAAAACTTAAGTAATGATGcatattagaaagaagcaacattacctgaagaaagagctcatcatcctcctcgtgaGATAGCTCCGATCGACGTGATGTACCATCAGCTTGGTCGTCATTGTCCAGAGCAGCCAACTTAGCTTCCCTTTTTTGcttatatgcctcatgaactgcttgcgccttcttatccacaaaagtcccatcttttttggtatgagtcctgatgaaaacttcaggaatagttggcggtcttcccaattccaCTTCCTGAAAAGTtagacaatgaaaaggttagaTAATGAACCATCTGATGTAACttattaaacaatgaaaaggataactcaccatctcttgttcgatttgtaagtaagacttcggccctgatacatgcttgtgagggccaagaccattacggtcagacattcgagctgctgaagtggttgcactctttgccatggcttcttctgtgttccaatagtcacacatttctttccaaagagtTTTCTCAATCCAACTCGGTTTTGCTTGATCTCACTGAGCTgctgccttggaaaccatgtctttcatacgGTTTTGACAAATGGTATAGAACTTTTGCTGAACCACAACGGTTAGTgagggatcccaggtgtgtgttttctacaaaagtagactagtgttagtgataaaaaaactataaatacagaaatcaaattgaaaggagGAGAAGTTTACCGCGAATTCCAAGAAGTAGTTTTCTCTTCTTGCAGTAGGAACACAACCCCAACTGTAAAATggaccatcaaacttgtttgtaaacacttttgtaatcttcCGGGTAAGTGATGACTTGTCTTTACCAAaccttcaaacacaaacacacaaacaaatcaaaagtaaaaTTCTAATCGAAACcttcaaacataaacaaacctaaaaattctaatcaatctaaaataaatctccaaacacaaacaaacctaaaaattctaatcaattCAAGTAAAATTCTAATTAATCGAATCAACTAAAAATCATAATCTTACCAAGTGGTTCCAGGCTCTAATGAGGGAGAGAGGACAGTGGTATAAAACTCACGGCCTTGTTGGACAAGCATGTCATGCAAAGAAGCGAGTACATCAGCTGGGAGATTTGATTGCCTTACACCGTCATCCTCAGaatcagcttcttcctcatATGAGTTTTGCGCTTGAGAACTGTGATGCGATGCAGAAGCTGCTCGAGGTTGACCAGGTTGAGAAGAGGGTGGTCGATTATTTGAGACGTGAGGAGACTGTCGAGGTAGAGGAGACTGTCGAGGTAGATTCGAGACTTGAGGAGACTGTCGGTGATGATTTGTGACTGACGGTTGAAGAGACTGTCGATGATGGTTCGTGACTGACGGTTGAGGAGACTCTCAAAGTTGACTCGAGAATTCTGGTGGATTTGTCGCGGAGGCGAGAGGTTGGGGAAAAAGATGCCTGATTGGAGCTTCGCTGGCAGGGGATGTTCCAGGAAAGCTCCTCGAGTTCTGGCACAGATTCGTCGGAGGTGGATAGTCTCGGTAAGAAGGTGTAGGTCTTGCTGGAGGCTGGAGGATTGGGACAGGAATTCCCTGAGAATCAGTGTCTGGATCTCCCTCGTTCGCCGGCATGAAGGCATATTGGCTGGGAAGAGTAGCAGGTCTTCGATTCGCCGTTTGTGAGGTTCTAGAGGTTCGATTCgaggggtttcttcttcctgctcctcttttctttactccaGCCATCAAAATCGAGAGATACTAGGACATGGATgaagatctagggttttctcgaTTGAGAGCAATGGAGTAGGGTTTGCTTCAGCGGATGAAGAAAAATGAGAGATTAGGGTAAACATGGGATGACGATGAGATCGATTTGGGTTTTCGCCGTTTTGTTACGGCCCAAATTTTGTTTAAGgcccaaattaaatataacagTCGCTAATGAGTCACAGTTTAGTCGCAATTTTTGGTGACTGTAAAATTGGTCTCCAAAATAAGTCGCAAAATCGCGACTAAACTGCGACATTATGCATCAGTCTCGAATTGGCGTCTACTAGgcgactgttttattttagtagccaTGCAGTAGCAAAACAATCgcaattcagtcgctaaatttagcgactgctTTTTAAGTCGCAACTTACAGTcggcaattccatgttttcttgtagtgtcaagaacaatgttttctctccttttctcttgtTTAAACGGcgacaaacaacaaaacacgacctaggtcgttttctcacTTAAATAATCCGGTTCTATGGTTTTTCTTAagccaaaccggtccaaatcgttAATTAAATCAATCGGGTCAAACCAGAAATTACTGATGTTACACGCGGGTTGCTTAAAGATCTTGGCTTTCCTCAACAGGCTCTGACACGACTGTTTTGTGATAATAAAGCGGCATTACACATTGCTGCGAATCCTGTACTCCACGAACGCACCAAACACATAGACAGAGACTATCATTTTGTTCGTGATGCTATACAAGACGGAGTCATTTCTGCAGCGCATGTTCGGTCAGAAGATCAATTAGATGATATTTTGACCAAAGCTCTTGGTTTTCAACAGTTTAGTTTTCTAATGTCCAAGTTGGGCATGGTGTCTCTCCCtgctccatcttgagggggaatATTGGGCTGTATATGGGCTTCGACAAGAGTATCTTGGTTGGCAAGTATAGTTTAGGGATTACTCAATATTGTGTCATGTATATAAACATTGTACACCGTTCATGAATAAGACACACACATATTCTCTTTATTCTACATCCTCCCTTCTTAACGCAGTTTGCGGGTAATGGTATGATCGTCTTGAGTGCTTCACGGCACGTTACCTTTTTCAAAGTGCCATCTACACTATTTGGCGCGAGCAAAACTCCAGACGTCATCGACACTCATCCAACACAATATCTCGGATAATTTCAATGGTGGAAAGAGAAATACGAGACCGGTTCTTATCTCTTCTCCTCCTAGGTGATAGACGATATGAACAAGTGTTGTAACTTTAGTTCTcatcaaaatctttattttcagACTACGCTTTTAGCTTTTGAACTTTCATCAAAAGCCTATCAACTATATGATGCACTTGtggtaaaaattatttttcttttaaatataatttaacattaaattcaccATAAATTAAATTTGGTAAGAATGATGAGTGTGGTTAATCTATCTACgagtataaaaacaaaattttatgcaACCGATCGACTGTCATTTAATCATGTAAAAACTCAACTGCGTATCATTATAATATTCATTATGCAACAAATGTGTAACTTCTGCACTTTAGtagtttggattttggattttgtagcaTGTAAAACACCATAGTTTTTTgctaaaataatttgaaaaggGATCAGGGGTAAATATATCATGTtatcctagttttttttttttttttttcatcaaaaaggaatttatatagatgataaaatGTAATCGTTACAAAGAGTTTCTGTTAATCAAACAGGGGGATGGaaacaagaagaataaaagagaTCAGTACTACAACCGAATTTTGCTAATACATGAGCTGTTCTATTACAGTTTCTTGGAGTGTAAACAAATTCAGTATTGTCAAATTTCAGAGACCAGTGTAATATATCTTGATAGACACCATCGATTGAAGCAATGTATATTGATTTATTCATCATCTTAATAAGCAACTCGCAATCACCCTCGAATATGACATGTCTTATTCCCCGTATCCATGTTTGTTGCATTGCATTCAGTAGCGCCTTCCCCTCAGCTTCCAAAGGCGATGAAGCATATCTCATATTCGCAGCTCCCCAACCATTAGATATTCCTCTGTAATCACGTAAAATCCACCCACCTCGAGTCTCATATGTTATGGGATCAAAACTCGCATCGAAATTGCACTTAAGCATAGTTTGAGGAGGCCTGTTCCAGTGTGTTGGTTTTGATATCAAGGGTGGAGGGTCATGAGGAAGTAAAACAACTCGACACCATTCTCGAACATCCGCTCTAGCTCGCCATACTATATGGTTTGGGTCTTCCGatttttcatcaaaaatgaaattgttTCTTGTCTTCCAGATATGCCAAAGAGTCCAAAAAGGTAGTAGCTTCATTTCCAATGGAACCTCATTATCATTTTGCAATGCAAAGACCGCTTCTAAGAAGAATTCACTAGAGATAGAAGGCAAATACAGGGCCTGTATCGGTATATTTGCTAATTCCCAAACGGATTCAGCATATGGACATAAAAATAGGATGTGTTCAATTGTCTCATCATCTCGTAAACATCTCGAGCATATAGGATCAATATTCATTCCCCTAGAGATAAGACGTGTAGTCGTGGGCAAAGAGCGTGAGAGCAATCTCCATAGAAAGTGTTTTACCTTTGGTAAGatgtttaattttcaaattcgTCTTTTTAAATGTACTGATCCATGAGGTTTTGGTGGCAAGTCACATGGTTTTTCCGGGTTATTCATTGAGAACCAGTAGCCGGATCGAACAGTGTAATCCCCTGTTTTATTATAATGCCAAATGAGCTTGTCTGGTCTTTGTTTCTGAGGGATATACATATTAAGAACCTTGTTTTGATCTGCAGGTGTAATATGATCCATTATCTTGTTGTTGTCCCAGTATTGATGTGCCGGATTTGAAGAAATGAGTTTTGAAATCTTGAAATTTTTGTCCGGAGTGATACTTCGAACAGGTTTTGGAGGATTAGTTACTGTGATGTTATCCAAATTTACACGAACTGACTCACCATTCCCAATAATATATCTCGATCCATTTTTGATTAACTCCAGACCAACCAAGATAGATGACCAACCATATGACtgatttgttctcttttttgcATCTAATACACAATCATCCTTATAATATCTAGCTTTAAAAACTCTAGCGAATAAGGATTTCGGGTACTGGATCAGTCTCCAAGCTTGTTTCGCAAGTAGAGCATCGTTAAAGTGCtcaagatttttaaaacccAATCCACCATCTGCCTTTGAATATTGTAAACGTTTCCATGCGATCCAAGGTAGACCCCTGTCATGATTACTCTTCTCCCACCAGAATCTTTGGATGACTGACTCTATTTCAGAGATGACACCAAGAGGAATTTTAAAACAAGACATGGAGTATACCGGCATGGCAAGAGCAACCGATTTGATGAGAATTTCTTTTCCTGCAGGTGAGAGATGACGTCCTTTCCATGAAGCTGTTCGTTGTTTGACATTGTCAATTATGTATTGAAAcatttcactcttttttttatcgAACTGCTCAGGTAAACCAAGATATTTTCCCCCTCCACCATTGTTTGGTATTGCAAGGATAGTTTTAAGGCTAGTCTGTAGCTGACCATTCACGCGAGAACCAAAAGTAATAAGAGATTTActtgtgttgatttgttgtCCTGAGTAGTATTCATACACTTCAAAGGCTTCTTTGATGGCTTTGCAATTTCGGGCATTTGCTTGAcagaaaaacaga from Camelina sativa cultivar DH55 chromosome 9, Cs, whole genome shotgun sequence encodes:
- the LOC104715396 gene encoding uncharacterized protein LOC104715396, producing the protein MNIDPICSRCLRDDETIEHILFLCPYAESVWELANIPIQALYLPSISSEFFLEAVFALQNDNEVPLEMKLLPFWTLWHIWKTRNNFIFDEKSEDPNHIVWRARADVREWCRVVLLPHDPPPLISKPTHWNRPPQTMLKCNFDASFDPITYETRGGWILRDYRGISNGWGAANMRYASSPLEAEGKALLNAMQQTWIRGIRHVIFEGDCELLIKMMNKSIYIASIDGVYQDILHWSLKFDNTEFVYTPRNCNRTAHVLAKFGCSTDLFYSSCFHPPV